In the uncultured Methanobacterium sp. genome, one interval contains:
- a CDS encoding carboxymuconolactone decarboxylase family protein, with amino-acid sequence MTLVEKDNIKKVESEFGKKLYSVSESYWIFYNGIRTMRYMLKAKKSKYMSQKFIERIMLAVTEVNGCAICSYAHTKRALESGMSTEEIQKMLSGIMDDVPAGEIPAVMFAQHYADTRGNPTLESWQRIVEIYGISTARGILGATCMIMIGNTYGIPWSSFFNRLRGRPDPRSSILYELSMMLGTILTPIAFIHALISNLFRKPLINF; translated from the coding sequence ATGACACTTGTAGAAAAAGATAACATTAAAAAAGTTGAATCTGAATTTGGTAAAAAACTTTACTCTGTTTCAGAATCTTACTGGATTTTTTACAATGGAATCCGTACTATGAGGTACATGCTTAAGGCTAAAAAGAGCAAGTATATGAGCCAAAAATTCATTGAAAGGATCATGCTTGCGGTGACTGAAGTCAATGGATGTGCAATATGTTCCTATGCCCATACAAAAAGGGCTCTGGAAAGTGGAATGAGCACTGAAGAAATCCAGAAGATGCTTTCGGGAATCATGGATGATGTTCCTGCTGGTGAAATTCCAGCAGTCATGTTTGCACAACACTATGCCGATACTCGAGGAAACCCTACCCTGGAATCATGGCAACGTATTGTGGAAATCTATGGGATATCCACAGCAAGAGGCATCCTGGGTGCTACCTGCATGATCATGATTGGAAATACCTATGGTATTCCCTGGAGTTCCTTTTTCAACAGATTAAGGGGTCGGCCTGATCCCCGAAGCAGTATACTATATGAGTTGAGCATGATGTTAGGAACCATTTTAACCCCAATTGCATTCATCCATGCTTTAATCTCTAATTTGTTTAGAAAACCGCTCATTAACTTTTAA
- a CDS encoding VOC family protein produces the protein MKVKYTTLIVKDMDESIKFYTDLLGFEIDSQYHLGPAGEITLMKGEGEAMIELIKNPEDEPGLFSIGMDVEDVHGTVKDLKAKGAKIIMEPVPITVGLLAFIEDPNGARIALIQHN, from the coding sequence ATGAAAGTTAAATACACTACCCTCATTGTTAAGGATATGGATGAGTCTATTAAGTTCTACACCGATCTTTTGGGGTTTGAAATAGATAGCCAGTACCATCTGGGACCTGCCGGAGAAATCACCCTGATGAAGGGTGAGGGGGAGGCTATGATAGAACTCATCAAAAACCCGGAAGATGAACCTGGACTGTTTTCAATAGGAATGGATGTTGAGGATGTTCATGGCACAGTTAAAGATCTTAAAGCTAAGGGTGCTAAAATCATAATGGAACCGGTTCCCATAACCGTGGGATTATTGGCATTCATAGAAGACCCCAATGGGGCCAGAATAGCACTAATTCAACACAATTAA
- a CDS encoding sulfite exporter TauE/SafE family protein, whose translation MDNKKTSILSFIIGAPIGCLGGLIGLGGVEFRLPFLLKTFSKPAKKAVALNMLISLITVISAAYFRINNFDISLIYPQIILMVAIIIGSITGAYYGIGLLTKISDVMFKKVLLILLLIMGMLLITESVITLGSAGIAFNNLYIEFIVAVLCGLLIGIISSLLGVAGGEVIIPILILIFGIDVKLAGTMSLLISLPTMVVGITRHSKNKMYNVKSEISSLVIPMGISSIIGAAIGAFLVIYAPSQLLKIILGGLLVFTSIKLFTEKE comes from the coding sequence ATGGACAATAAAAAAACTTCTATTCTATCATTTATTATAGGGGCCCCTATTGGGTGCTTAGGAGGTTTAATAGGTCTGGGAGGGGTCGAATTTAGGCTGCCATTTTTATTAAAAACTTTTAGTAAACCTGCCAAAAAAGCTGTGGCATTGAACATGCTAATTAGTTTAATTACTGTTATTTCTGCGGCTTATTTCAGAATAAACAATTTTGACATCTCTCTAATTTATCCCCAAATAATTCTAATGGTTGCAATTATTATTGGCTCCATAACCGGAGCCTACTATGGAATCGGATTATTAACCAAAATATCTGATGTTATGTTTAAAAAGGTATTGTTAATCCTTCTTCTCATTATGGGAATGCTCTTAATTACAGAAAGTGTCATTACTCTTGGTTCTGCAGGAATAGCATTCAATAATTTGTATATTGAATTTATTGTAGCAGTACTGTGTGGACTACTTATTGGAATTATAAGCAGCCTTTTAGGAGTTGCCGGGGGAGAAGTGATCATCCCTATATTGATTTTAATATTTGGAATCGATGTTAAATTAGCAGGTACAATGAGTTTACTCATTAGTTTGCCCACCATGGTTGTTGGAATAACCAGACATAGCAAAAATAAAATGTACAACGTAAAATCAGAGATCAGTTCTTTAGTAATACCCATGGGCATAAGTTCTATAATTGGAGCTGCCATCGGTGCATTCCTAGTGATATACGCCCCTTCACAACTATTAAAAATCATTTTAGGAGGATTACTGGTTTTCACTTCAATTAAGTTATTTACTGAAAAAGAATGA
- the dapB gene encoding 4-hydroxy-tetrahydrodipicolinate reductase — protein MIKVAVTGAGGRISSKIIKSILKQEDMEVVAAIGAPNTPIEGKDVGEVIGAGKINVPINGAERLAHILKENKPDVLVDFTIANSAVSTIQTAAECGVNVVVGTTGLSDEQMALIGKSIEENNIKAVISPNMAVGVNVFFKIIKDLAKTLSDYDIEIIEAHHKHKVDAPSGTACKAYEIIARELGRVNDESCVCGRQGMVGARSPGEIGVHAIRGGDIVGDHTVLFAGEGERLEITHRAGTRQAFVTGAIKAVRYVDNKAPEGKISDMADVLGLKV, from the coding sequence GTGATTAAAGTGGCTGTAACCGGTGCGGGTGGGAGAATAAGTTCTAAAATAATAAAATCCATACTAAAACAGGAAGACATGGAAGTTGTGGCAGCCATCGGTGCACCGAATACCCCAATTGAAGGAAAGGATGTAGGTGAAGTAATAGGTGCAGGAAAGATCAATGTCCCGATAAATGGTGCAGAAAGACTTGCTCATATTTTGAAGGAAAATAAACCGGATGTTCTGGTTGATTTTACCATAGCAAATTCTGCGGTAAGCACAATTCAAACTGCAGCAGAGTGTGGTGTTAACGTAGTTGTAGGGACAACCGGATTATCAGATGAACAGATGGCATTGATAGGAAAATCCATTGAAGAGAATAATATAAAAGCGGTTATTTCTCCAAACATGGCAGTGGGGGTGAACGTGTTCTTTAAGATCATCAAAGACCTTGCAAAGACTCTCTCAGATTACGATATAGAAATAATTGAAGCTCATCACAAACATAAAGTGGACGCACCTTCCGGCACAGCCTGCAAGGCCTACGAGATTATAGCTCGTGAACTAGGGAGAGTGAACGATGAATCATGTGTCTGTGGCAGACAGGGAATGGTAGGTGCACGTAGTCCTGGAGAAATAGGAGTACATGCAATTCGCGGGGGAGATATTGTTGGGGATCATACCGTTCTTTTTGCTGGTGAGGGTGAACGATTAGAAATTACCCACCGAGCAGGAACTAGGCAGGCATTTGTAACTGGAGCAATTAAAGCCGTGCGTTATGTTGATAACAAAGCTCCTGAGGGAAAAATCAGCGACATGGCTGATGTTCTGGGTTTAAAAGTATAA
- a CDS encoding ATP-binding protein, whose protein sequence is MHHLTSKLVIYKNINPDSILLRLSNICQQLESGDYVQEDLISDIYIEINRLLDISTLFGFDENLWHNYLAFVLAMTENPFTLVSEKVGVNQGTVNKFARNDFGLFKQLFDYDFSKIEKELDIDCFGIITDYDAVVKSEQIFNRSVSEKVQKLSHAIEQAKNDDEVYKAVTDFYRVYGVGEFGLNNAFRISPQERSGISTRDKSGIATEGKSGILCPITNTSDVRLDDLVGYESQKSELVQNTEAFVEGRHANNVLLYGDAGTGKSASIKAILNQYYSQGLRMIEVYKHEFKELPKVIDAIKNRNYRFIIYMDDLSFEEFEIEYKYLKVVMEGGLEAKPENVLIYATSNRRHLIRETWSDRSDMAEDELHRSETVNEKLSLAARFGVTIGYYAPQRSEYFNIVTTLARRHPEITLTDEELIKEAGKWEMRHGGMSGRTAQQFVDSLLGACDLS, encoded by the coding sequence ATGCATCATTTGACATCTAAATTGGTGATTTACAAAAATATCAACCCGGATAGCATCCTGTTAAGATTATCGAATATCTGCCAACAACTTGAATCAGGTGACTACGTGCAAGAAGACCTGATTTCAGATATTTATATTGAAATTAATCGTCTGCTTGATATTTCAACACTTTTCGGCTTTGATGAAAATTTGTGGCACAATTATCTGGCTTTTGTTCTGGCAATGACTGAAAACCCATTTACCCTTGTTTCGGAAAAAGTGGGAGTCAACCAAGGCACGGTAAATAAATTTGCCCGGAACGATTTTGGTCTCTTCAAACAGTTATTTGACTATGACTTTTCTAAAATAGAAAAAGAACTGGACATTGACTGCTTTGGGATTATCACGGATTATGATGCTGTTGTCAAGAGTGAACAGATCTTCAACCGGAGTGTGAGTGAAAAAGTTCAAAAACTCAGCCATGCCATAGAGCAGGCTAAAAACGACGATGAGGTATATAAAGCGGTTACAGATTTCTACAGAGTATACGGAGTTGGGGAATTTGGATTAAATAATGCTTTCCGTATTTCACCTCAAGAGAGGTCAGGAATCTCAACTCGAGATAAGTCTGGAATCGCAACTGAAGGTAAGTCAGGAATCCTTTGCCCCATAACCAACACCAGTGACGTGCGGCTGGATGATCTGGTTGGTTATGAATCCCAGAAGAGTGAACTGGTGCAGAATACCGAAGCCTTCGTTGAAGGGCGCCATGCAAACAATGTCCTTCTCTATGGAGATGCCGGTACAGGTAAGTCTGCCAGTATAAAGGCAATTCTTAATCAGTATTATAGTCAGGGTCTGCGCATGATTGAGGTTTATAAACATGAATTTAAGGAACTGCCAAAGGTTATTGATGCCATAAAAAACAGGAATTACCGTTTTATAATTTATATGGATGATCTGTCCTTCGAAGAGTTTGAAATTGAATATAAATATTTGAAGGTAGTTATGGAGGGGGGTCTGGAAGCCAAACCTGAAAACGTGCTCATCTACGCAACATCCAACCGGCGCCACTTGATCCGGGAAACATGGAGTGATCGTTCGGATATGGCCGAGGATGAACTGCATCGCTCAGAGACTGTCAATGAAAAATTATCCCTGGCAGCCCGGTTTGGGGTGACAATTGGTTACTACGCTCCTCAAAGGAGTGAATATTTCAACATAGTCACCACTTTAGCCCGGAGACACCCTGAAATCACACTCACAGATGAAGAACTGATAAAAGAGGCCGGTAAATGGGAAATGCGTCACGGTGGAATGTCTGGACGCACAGCCCAGCAGTTTGTTGATTCATTGTTGGGAGCCTGTGATCTATCTTGA
- a CDS encoding BPL-N domain-containing protein, producing the protein MLILTLSVTIYGFDLREVNQTTCNANFKSVNVLIYEGEATSTDSVDGLIYCLEQAQNNNLNLQFNYTTTDVINSEILRAQDVLIISGGDIELLFNDPSVNPNDIKKFVEAGNGYMGICAGAYAASNYNGEYGSGWGISPNVNCNYTYADGLLPLTITSYGVNTLKYSSGKIDLCNFTTRTTKTVTLPSFPVSNTPGLYKNGKYTPIAIYAENDTVLSGYAAILDDERGSGRIILSGPHPELDPAKPELVARMVLWASKRI; encoded by the coding sequence ATGCTAATTCTGACTCTTAGTGTAACTATTTATGGGTTTGACCTGCGGGAAGTTAATCAAACTACATGTAATGCCAATTTTAAATCAGTAAATGTCTTGATTTATGAGGGGGAAGCCACATCTACCGATAGTGTGGATGGTTTAATATACTGTCTGGAACAGGCACAAAACAACAATCTCAATCTCCAGTTCAATTACACCACCACTGATGTCATTAATTCTGAAATTTTAAGAGCGCAGGATGTTTTAATTATATCTGGGGGCGATATTGAACTCCTTTTCAATGACCCCTCTGTAAATCCCAATGATATAAAGAAATTTGTAGAGGCGGGTAATGGTTATATGGGAATATGTGCTGGTGCCTATGCTGCTTCCAACTACAATGGAGAATACGGTTCTGGTTGGGGAATTTCACCCAATGTAAACTGTAATTACACCTATGCTGATGGTTTATTGCCCCTTACCATTACCAGTTATGGTGTTAACACCCTCAAGTATTCCAGTGGAAAAATTGATCTCTGTAACTTCACTACCCGTACTACCAAAACCGTTACCTTACCCTCATTCCCAGTATCCAACACTCCAGGACTATATAAGAACGGTAAATACACGCCAATAGCTATTTATGCAGAAAATGACACGGTTTTATCTGGTTATGCTGCAATTCTGGATGATGAACGTGGTTCAGGTAGGATAATTCTCTCTGGTCCCCATCCGGAATTGGATCCAGCTAAACCGGAACTGGTTGCCAGGATGGTGCTGTGGGCTTCCAAAAGGATTTAA
- a CDS encoding TetR/AcrR family transcriptional regulator, whose product MSLAEWKEREKQQRQNDIIDAARKLFAEKNFDEVSMNEIAKKVGLGKGTLYLYFKNKESLYFAVVSRGTRIWAEMVKKEVEKGNNGLEKLKLYVNANKEFSNEYPDYFRLLYSPSLIKKQFDMEKMTSSQEFQEVRELFKEIMLIGIDSIQKGADEGKIRSDVDPTEAAILLSVIYNGKVNMGDWAKELLENKGMDEHKFTSDIGDFFLHMLMKK is encoded by the coding sequence ATGTCACTGGCAGAATGGAAGGAAAGAGAAAAACAGCAGCGTCAAAATGACATTATTGATGCTGCTAGGAAATTATTCGCTGAAAAAAACTTTGATGAAGTGTCAATGAATGAAATAGCAAAGAAAGTTGGTCTTGGGAAAGGCACACTATACCTTTATTTTAAAAATAAAGAATCACTGTACTTTGCAGTAGTCTCACGTGGCACTCGAATTTGGGCAGAAATGGTTAAAAAAGAAGTAGAAAAGGGAAATAATGGTTTGGAAAAGTTAAAATTATACGTGAATGCAAATAAGGAGTTTTCTAATGAATATCCTGATTATTTCCGACTTTTATATTCACCCTCATTAATTAAAAAACAATTTGATATGGAGAAAATGACCAGTAGCCAGGAATTCCAGGAAGTAAGGGAATTATTCAAAGAAATAATGCTCATAGGAATAGATTCCATACAAAAAGGCGCGGATGAAGGTAAAATCCGGTCAGATGTGGATCCTACTGAAGCTGCCATTCTCCTATCCGTAATATACAATGGTAAAGTGAACATGGGGGACTGGGCTAAAGAGCTACTGGAAAACAAGGGGATGGATGAACATAAATTCACCAGTGACATCGGGGATTTCTTTCTCCACATGTTAATGAAAAAATGA
- a CDS encoding acetate--CoA ligase family protein yields the protein MLDMFNAKSVAVIGASETKGKIGYDLMTSLLNYYKGKIVPINPKGGEVLGLPAYKSIKEHGHVDLAVIVIPSHLIPSTVEECGEIGIKNIVVISAGFKEVDTEGARLENQLVEICKEYNIKLVGPNCLGIMDTYNDMNASFSSDIAHKGKISFMTQSGAIMAAILDYADKKNIGFSRIVSLGNKAVINENDCMKDFMEDENTEVITAYLEGIVDGPGFIDACREASRKKPVLVIKSGTTSKGSEAVSSHTGTIAGSDSAYEAAFSQCGIIRVNSLDEMMDYSSALALSPLPKGNKIAIITNAGGPAIMTTDAAIKAGLEIAELTTETKEKLNEGLPATASVKNPVDVLGDASPERYAFTLDTVLADPNVDGVIYLVTPQSVTDPEGIAQVAIDHASKTEKPILCSFFGGTRFEGAEKLLAAKQVPNYLYPKRAVKSLKTLYDYTIIRKQEYPKSPEFDVDKNLVKNIIENAREKGMHTLGLESLDILKAYGIPTVGTAITKTSQETVKAAEEIGYPLVMKIVSPQISHKSDVGGIKLNLQSAEEVKAAYADMMENIPLKEPEADLEGVQLQKMLSGGTEVIIGMVQDPTFGSMLMFGLGGIYVEVLEDVKFAIAPVNEGEAKDMIRQIKTHELLEGTRGDKPKDVDSIADIILRISQLVTDFPEINEFEINPLMVFNEGDGAMAVDMRLMLKEGGSDDLLQSSPLSTRLKSTH from the coding sequence ATGCTTGATATGTTTAATGCTAAATCAGTTGCAGTAATAGGTGCATCAGAAACAAAGGGTAAAATTGGTTATGACTTAATGACATCCCTCCTAAATTATTATAAAGGTAAGATCGTCCCAATTAATCCTAAAGGTGGTGAAGTACTGGGACTTCCGGCCTACAAATCCATAAAGGAACATGGTCATGTAGATCTGGCAGTAATAGTCATACCATCCCATCTGATCCCTTCAACAGTAGAAGAATGTGGTGAAATAGGAATAAAAAACATTGTTGTGATCTCAGCAGGATTTAAAGAGGTTGACACAGAAGGAGCCAGACTGGAAAACCAGCTGGTGGAAATATGCAAAGAATACAACATTAAACTGGTGGGCCCCAATTGCCTGGGCATAATGGACACCTACAATGACATGAATGCATCATTCTCTTCTGACATCGCCCATAAAGGGAAAATATCCTTCATGACACAATCTGGAGCCATCATGGCTGCTATCCTAGATTACGCTGATAAGAAAAATATAGGATTCTCCAGGATCGTGAGCCTGGGAAATAAGGCAGTGATCAATGAAAATGATTGTATGAAGGATTTCATGGAAGATGAAAACACCGAGGTTATAACCGCTTACCTGGAAGGTATTGTGGACGGACCCGGATTTATAGATGCCTGTAGAGAAGCTTCCCGGAAAAAACCGGTTCTGGTTATCAAGTCCGGTACAACCTCCAAGGGATCAGAAGCAGTTTCATCCCACACCGGTACCATTGCTGGATCAGATTCAGCCTATGAAGCAGCATTCTCCCAGTGCGGAATCATCCGTGTGAATTCCCTGGACGAGATGATGGACTACAGTAGTGCCCTGGCCTTGTCACCACTTCCTAAGGGGAACAAAATAGCCATAATCACCAACGCCGGTGGTCCTGCAATCATGACCACTGATGCTGCTATAAAGGCAGGTCTGGAAATTGCCGAGCTTACCACAGAAACCAAGGAAAAATTAAACGAAGGATTACCAGCCACTGCCAGTGTTAAAAATCCTGTGGATGTCCTGGGGGATGCCAGCCCTGAAAGGTACGCCTTCACCCTGGATACTGTGCTGGCAGATCCCAATGTGGATGGAGTGATTTATCTGGTAACACCTCAGTCAGTCACTGACCCTGAGGGAATTGCCCAGGTTGCCATAGACCACGCCAGTAAAACTGAAAAACCAATTCTTTGCAGCTTCTTTGGAGGAACTCGTTTTGAAGGGGCTGAAAAACTCCTGGCAGCTAAACAGGTACCCAATTACCTCTACCCAAAAAGGGCGGTTAAAAGCCTGAAAACCCTCTATGATTACACCATCATCCGTAAACAGGAATATCCTAAATCTCCAGAATTTGATGTGGATAAAAACCTGGTCAAAAACATCATAGAAAACGCCCGGGAAAAGGGTATGCACACCCTGGGTCTGGAGTCACTGGACATCTTGAAAGCATACGGAATACCCACAGTAGGCACTGCTATCACCAAAACTTCGCAAGAGACTGTAAAAGCTGCCGAGGAAATAGGATATCCTCTGGTTATGAAGATCGTCTCCCCACAGATTTCACACAAATCAGATGTGGGTGGAATCAAGCTCAACCTCCAAAGTGCAGAGGAAGTTAAAGCTGCATACGCAGATATGATGGAAAACATACCATTAAAAGAGCCAGAAGCGGATCTGGAGGGTGTTCAGTTACAGAAAATGTTATCCGGCGGTACTGAAGTTATCATTGGTATGGTTCAGGACCCTACCTTTGGTTCCATGCTCATGTTTGGGCTGGGCGGTATATACGTGGAAGTTCTGGAGGATGTTAAATTTGCCATCGCCCCGGTAAACGAAGGGGAAGCCAAGGATATGATAAGGCAGATCAAAACTCATGAACTTCTGGAAGGCACCCGTGGAGATAAGCCCAAGGA
- a CDS encoding MDR family MFS transporter, whose amino-acid sequence MENESHYKLPKNRIILIMAGLMVGLLVAAFDYSIMGTAMPNVINSLQGMEYYTWPFTAYMLTSTIAIILFGKLSDIYGRKHVLIMGIITFVITSVMCGFSTSMFQLIVFRGLQGIGGGILVSLPFMVVGEIFSPRERARYMGILGSVFGVADVLGPIIGGVVTDTFGWRWVFFINVPIGIAAVCIIYYSLPNFKLPDVKKVIDYKGIITFTLTLSSLFLALTLAGDLNTYSLAGIAGICVFSGVMFIMFISSEKRATEPILPLHLFKNSVYNVSSLESFIAAALMFCGIIYIPLFAQGVLGISATNSGLLMIPMLFSLTLTSVITGEIISRTGKYKKLVIAEFIITGIGVVLLSSMTVNTPYYLLLAYSTVLGIGSGMAYTIFNVAVQNAFTLRDIGIVTASIRFFRNIGTIVFVSLFGYIMNFTLASSAAATLSYTQALALSIQNIFLVTIVLAFVGLVVAFFLKENHLGKEGKEIPLGGPELDKDPSYNSGYN is encoded by the coding sequence ATGGAAAATGAAAGCCATTATAAACTTCCAAAAAATAGAATAATCCTGATAATGGCAGGGTTAATGGTTGGGCTTCTGGTAGCTGCCTTTGATTATTCAATCATGGGAACAGCTATGCCCAACGTCATTAACAGTTTACAGGGAATGGAATACTATACCTGGCCATTTACAGCTTATATGTTAACTTCCACCATTGCCATAATCCTTTTTGGTAAATTATCCGATATTTACGGTAGAAAACATGTTTTAATTATGGGGATCATTACATTCGTTATAACTTCAGTTATGTGTGGGTTTTCCACCAGCATGTTCCAGCTGATTGTCTTTAGGGGGCTGCAGGGAATTGGGGGTGGAATTTTAGTATCCCTCCCATTTATGGTGGTTGGAGAAATTTTCTCACCAAGGGAAAGAGCCAGATACATGGGTATACTGGGATCAGTATTTGGAGTAGCCGATGTCTTGGGACCGATTATTGGTGGAGTGGTCACCGATACATTCGGATGGAGATGGGTATTTTTTATTAACGTTCCAATAGGAATTGCAGCGGTTTGCATAATCTACTACTCTCTTCCCAACTTCAAACTGCCAGATGTGAAAAAAGTTATAGATTATAAGGGGATCATTACTTTTACCCTAACTTTAAGTTCACTGTTCCTGGCACTGACACTGGCCGGGGATTTAAATACATATTCACTGGCGGGAATAGCTGGAATTTGTGTATTTTCAGGGGTCATGTTTATAATGTTCATCTCATCTGAAAAAAGAGCCACAGAACCTATTTTGCCGTTACATTTATTTAAAAATTCAGTATACAACGTATCATCATTAGAAAGCTTCATAGCTGCTGCATTGATGTTCTGTGGGATAATTTACATCCCATTATTTGCCCAGGGTGTTTTAGGTATTAGTGCTACAAATTCAGGGCTCCTGATGATCCCAATGCTTTTTAGCCTAACATTAACCTCAGTAATCACCGGAGAAATCATTTCACGGACAGGAAAATATAAAAAGCTGGTAATTGCTGAATTTATCATAACGGGAATAGGGGTGGTGCTCTTATCTTCAATGACTGTTAACACACCCTATTATCTGCTGTTAGCCTATTCTACTGTTCTGGGTATTGGTTCGGGAATGGCCTACACCATATTCAATGTGGCAGTGCAGAATGCATTTACTCTGCGAGATATAGGTATTGTAACCGCTTCTATACGGTTTTTCAGAAATATAGGTACCATTGTATTCGTTTCACTATTTGGATACATAATGAATTTCACACTGGCAAGTTCTGCTGCCGCAACTCTAAGTTATACCCAGGCTTTGGCACTGTCAATACAGAATATCTTTCTGGTGACCATAGTACTGGCATTTGTAGGACTGGTTGTGGCATTCTTCCTTAAAGAAAATCATTTAGGTAAAGAAGGTAAAGAAATACCATTAGGTGGCCCGGAATTAGATAAAGATCCATCTTATAACTCAGGATATAATTAA
- a CDS encoding DUF169 domain-containing protein yields MDLNRLGDNLNQLLKLENEPVAIKWSVNEPKNITKEKGKSRFCGKLEKAMKGEIFYATLEEEECMGGARYSGLKSMDEYPANVQSGAFMVPRGLYKNIPAVQRSRKNETYIEPGIFSAITFAPLKKAEFDPDVVFIVCNAKQGMEVLHANAYDSGSHGLGADAAPICSSMAASPYMSGKVTYGFGDVAARQNMDINPGEIMVSIPGSELTRIVSNLTQMRTKMLFKEE; encoded by the coding sequence ATGGATTTAAACAGATTAGGAGATAATTTAAACCAGCTTTTGAAATTGGAAAACGAACCCGTAGCCATAAAATGGTCTGTAAACGAGCCAAAAAACATCACAAAAGAAAAGGGTAAATCAAGATTCTGCGGTAAACTTGAAAAAGCCATGAAAGGCGAAATATTCTATGCAACATTAGAAGAGGAAGAATGCATGGGTGGTGCCAGATATTCTGGACTTAAAAGTATGGATGAATACCCTGCAAACGTGCAAAGTGGTGCATTTATGGTGCCAAGGGGATTGTACAAGAATATTCCTGCAGTGCAGCGCTCAAGGAAAAATGAAACATACATAGAACCTGGAATTTTCAGTGCAATTACTTTCGCTCCGCTGAAAAAGGCAGAATTTGATCCGGATGTTGTATTTATAGTCTGTAATGCTAAACAGGGGATGGAAGTACTCCATGCCAATGCCTATGATTCAGGATCACACGGACTGGGCGCTGATGCAGCCCCCATATGTAGTTCAATGGCCGCATCTCCCTATATGAGTGGAAAAGTCACTTATGGGTTTGGTGATGTTGCAGCAAGACAGAATATGGATATTAATCCTGGAGAAATTATGGTCAGTATTCCGGGAAGTGAATTGACCCGTATTGTTTCCAATTTAACCCAGATGCGAACAAAAATGTTATTCAAGGAAGAATAG